Genomic DNA from Solanum dulcamara chromosome 4, daSolDulc1.2, whole genome shotgun sequence:
aaaaatgtaAGGCCAAAAcactcataaaaaaaataaagagatctcaaaaataaaataaatatagggAGTTATGTTTGACGTGTCATTACGTGTCTATGAATCTCCGCACGCTGTTTCCATAAAAAGAGCCCACTCCTTTATCACGCTCCACTTTGCTCTCTCACTTTCCCTCTTTCCGCTTCCCACCCAAATGGATTCTCTCACTCTCATTTGTACCGCCGCTCTTCTCGCCGCCGGCGGACTCTACTGGTTCGTTTGCTTTTTTGGCTCCGCCGAGGTCAAGGGTAAACGTGCCGTCCAACTTACCGGCGGCTCCATCGACAAAGAGAATGTCCAAGACAACTATAAACAGTACTGGTCTTTCTTCCGCCGCCCTAAGGAAATCGAAACCGCCGATAAGGTTCCCGTATTCGTAGATACTTTCTATAATCTCGTCACTGATATTTACGAATGGGGTTGGGGTCAGTCATTTCACTTTTCCCCTTCTCTCCCTGGCAAATCTAACCGTGAGGCTACTCGTATTCACGAGGAGATGGCGGTAGATCTATTGAGTGTGAAGCCCGGGTCCCGCATTCTCGATGCGGGCTGTGGTGTGGGTGGGCCGATGCGGGCTATCGCGGCCCATtctaaagctaatgtggttggaATCACTATTAATGAGTATCAGGTGAAGCGAGCCCGGATGCACAACAAAAAGGCCGGGCTCGATTCACTTTGCGAAGTTGTTTGCGGGAATTTCCTGCAAATGCCTTTTGCAGACAACAGTTTTGACGGAGTTTATTCAATTGAAGCTACATGCCACGCTCCTGAGCTTGAAGAAGTGTACCAGGAGATCTACCGGGTATTAAAACCCGGATCCTTGTACGTTTCTTATGAATGGGTTACAACTGAATTGTACAAACCGGAAGACCCGGAACATGTAGAGATTATCCATGGGATTGAAAGGGGTGATGCTCTGCCAGGTCTGAGAAACTACAAGGACATTGCTGAAGTTGCTAAGAAAGTTGGTTTTGAAGTGGTGAAAGAGAAGGATTTGGCAAAGCCACCATCACATCCATGGTGGACAAGGCTTAAAATGGGTAGGATTGCCTACTGGAGGAACCACATTTTGGTCACAATTCTTGCTTTTCTTGGAATTGCACCAAAAGGTACAGTCGATGTCCACGAGATGCTGTTCGTGACTGCTGATTATTTAGCTCAAGGTGGTGAAAAAGGCATTTTCTCTCCTATGCATATGATTCTCTGCAGAAAACCTGAAgagtaaaaaaaacaaaaaaaaacaacccCAAACTTATTTTGCCCTAGAGATTGACCATGGAGGTTAATTTCATTCTGTTGTCCCTTCCATTTTAGTTTTGTTTTCTTATTggatcaattttaattttatttaatgtcGTTATTTTCCTTGTTTCTTGTAGCTTGAATTTAATTGCCgatctctttctttttgttctttGTTTCAATCTTAAAAACTAGAAAGGATCTATCTTTATTTGTTAATCGCTTGACCTAATTTAAGAATTACCAATTATTATGGTTTTTGTTTCAACTTTTGTGGCACTCTCTTGTTAGTGGGGTTTGATCAGATATTATTTTCCTTACTCTCTGATCAGATAGTTGTCGTATATTGTGGAACTTCTGTACATAATTATGTGGCACTTTATAATTTGACAGGACATTGCATGTGATTAAGTTAGCTGTATGATGACTATGATCTACTTTTTCATTATTCCCTCTTGCTAGTGGTCCTCCCCTACTGCAATAATAATTTTAAGACTATCTAGTGTTTATCAAGTAATGTAAAGATTGAGCACGCActataatttatgtattttaCCTTTATGTTTCCCCGACTTACTCGTATAGTTAGTGGGTCAAGCGGAGACAGCAAAACACTGTATAGTTTTTAGATTGCGAGATGTCCAGCGGGCGGAGACTTGTAGATAAGTTTGGAAATCAAATTCTACTTAAAAGCCTCGGTGGGAGGATTCACTTTTCACTCCTcctatttcaatttatgtattttaccttttttagttttatttgttcgtataaaaattaatatcagATTTAATTAAAAACTCCATAAATGGTTACAGAATTAACAGAGAAATTGTTTTAGAGAGGAGAATTATATCTAAAGCAAAAAATATCTTCAAATGAGTTAAGAGACTTAGCACTCATACAGCTGTCGTATTAATACAAGTAAATGCTAACCGACTCTAACTAATCCATGAGAAAATTTTGTTTCGACCTGccatttaaattttttagttgtactttattttataaacataaaaatttataagttgtgaaaattattaaaatgagTTTGGGGATAATCGTATATTAGTTAAGTTTAGGTGTATCACGAAAATTTCAAGTATAGTTCGAAGGTTActtatatcttctttttttaatataattttatcaaataagCAAAAGTTCATAACAAAAGTATAATACATTGTCACAAAACAATCCctaaaaaatacaatatttattgatCGAACTTTAGttcaataaaaacataaaattgaACATGAATTATAGTATACTACTCtttaataaaattgaatatGGTTAATACTATTAgtaaatatatcattatatttatattttataaatatttcatcacaCCTTTGGTATTTTCgcaaaaaaatatatagctataaaatagtattttttttacaaaatataaatttatggggCAATTTTTATATCTGAAAATATGAAattctcaaatcaattttttgagagaatttgagatttgtcttataatttaaaatcacgAGATTAAATTACATGTctaaatatctattttattaataaatatattattttttgtatcgTGGTAGGAGTTACTTCctccattttaaaataaataaagtcgTAGAATGTGATGTTACTCTATTATATAAAAGGGAATGAGAGGAAGTTAGAGTCAGTCTCATTTGATCTATTTGCCCTGCTCCTTCAATTTCCTCTATtcacatttaatattttatttattttaatttacttattttattacTCTATTATATAAGAGGGAATGAGAGGAGCTTAGGGTCAATCGGCCATTTGATTGATTTGCCCTTCTCTTTCAAtttcttctatttctatttaatattttatttattttaatttttcatcttatttttctttatattatgttatgtattaaCAAATTACTAAATTTTCCTGTGCCTTATAAATGGAGATAGAGGgaatgatatatattattataataacaaacaacttaaaatgtggttaactctcaaaattttaCACGTGCCACATAAATTAGGGCAGAGAGAATAAcacatattatttgaaaattacgttAATTATGAGTActacaaatcacaataataaacaatttaaaatatttttaaaaatatattaaaatttttagttgactctcaaaatttcaCGTGTGCCACATTATTGGGACAAagtaaataacatatattatttaaaaattatgttaaaagtactataaatcataataattaataattaaaaattaaaaattgattgACTTTCTTGATTTCAtttgtgccacataaattgaaacaataGAATAATATATGTTGGGCCCGTGCCATGCTATTATattggaaaaattactagaaaaaatattttttaataaataatttttgattttagcgatactttttatttattactatttatagcaatattatgatatatctactatgtattaaaagtgaattatgcatgcaatataaatgtattttaagtgttttaaaatatattatacttgtttggtaagaaattgacacaatgtattataagtgtattaaagtatgtgataaataaattatccatgagtaaaacttatattatatgagttttataaattattctcgctaatatatattaaaattgtattataagtgttcattgaaaaaaatattattattataaatagtaaatatttttttaatgtagtagatttatgtaaatttccctattatatatagtattttttaaGAAGGTCAACTAAAAACATCAACGGAAgagtaattttaatttgtcaATATGACTCATTTgcttcttttcaattttttcttgaaattacAGCTTATCAATCTTCACTCATTCCAGGGAAgagtaatttatttaaaaagtaattaatatattttgaagcATGAAGAAagtatcaaaaaattatttatattgaaatataGTGAGCATACTAGACGATTTGTTTCTCTCCACTAAAATTTTAATGGACATAATATTTGCACTTGTTAGATTCTGATTTGGTCAGAATACTTTTTTCTTTGTATGTACCCGAATAttacctttatttttttaaaaaagtaatagtaataaagtaaccaataaaataaaaagggcacGTTGCGCATGAGCCTGCTACTATGAGTTGTTTGCAGGCACTAGAACATTGTTTTGCTTATATTATTTGTATTTGGTATTTGTGTTTATGTGGTACATTAGTTGGAATATTTGTTGAGTGATGTTAATTAATTTCACTTTCTTCAAGAAATAATAAGTTACTATTGTCGAGGTGCAGTGATGGAATTGCTTCACCTTTAATCAGAAGTCTTGGGTTCGAGCCTTGGGAATGAAAAAAATCCTGTTGTAGGCGCTACTCCCTAGTGGGCCTTGCAGTGCACGATTCGAATTTAGTTATAGCTCCACGGACTCCGAACACCAAGTGGAAAAAAGTAATAAGTTGCTATAATATTGGTGGCATGTGCCTCCGATTTTGAATTTGGGGGggtaaatttaattattaaactATTTACAAATCTCGATGTACTTTTGTTAATTGTAAAGCTAAATTGGATCCATTCAGTCATATACTTTGACAATCAAATAGTGAACTGTTAATTGCTGTCTAGGTTCATTGCccaaatatgtaaaaatatcTATAGAAATTCACGCATCATTGTTGTCAATAACATCATTTTCAAGAATTAATGCATATAATGTCTTCGGCAAGGATGTTCAACtaataattttatgatgttCAGGGTGCTCAAATGCtggaaaaaatgaattttaGGTCTTATCAATGAGACGTAGCGATATTAATAAGACACATAAAGCTAATGATATATATTTCATAACTAATTGATTAGACAGCTGTGGTTTGTGTTGGTGTTCTTTCTTTTTAGTGTTGGTGTTGTCACAGCTTTTTAACTTAATTTTGTGCTTCGTAAATTTAGGGAAAATTCCAAAACATGCCAGCTTTCATATTTccgtctctctctctctcgtgAAATCCCATGAAAATAAACGTACAAGCAATGTGGTCTACTTGTCAATCCAAATACAGTTACATTTGGATGGATGCAGAATGTATATAGTATATACTCGCTTAATGGTAGCGgcggaaaaaaaaaattactttaaaaaaaaagtgtaaATTTTGAAGAAGTAAATACTTAAATTAGTGAAAGGAAGTTCaacatttattatatatataataattttaattatatataaatagtattttttttatcccaatttatatgatttttttctagTCAGATTCAAAAAGAATAACTGATTTCTATGtttagtaacaatttaactttaaaatgtgCATTTTATCATTACTGAAATGATTTATTGTCACACAAATATCTATAACTTATTATAGaccataagttttaaaaatctttctttctttcttaaatttcgtgtcaagtcaaattaaCTCATATAagttgaaatggagggagtgtAGTTTTATGTCGAATGAAGGGTTCAAATGAACTCCTAACTGGAAGTTGGCTCCGACCTTGCTTGATGGACCCTCAAATTGAATTGTAGCTATTTTTATGTGTTGAAAATACTTTCCTTGTTCACTTTTACATATCACATATTTCTACAatagattttcatatttacTAGTCACTTTTGACACATCAAGAAaagataattattattttttattttccccTTAGCATTAATTACTATTGTCCAAGTCATTTTCCAAAATCTAATACTCCCTTCGTCTCATAATAGTTGTCATCTATACTACAAATAGTTGTCCAAAAATAGTtgtcaatttaaacaatcaagagaaaattaattatattttttaaatttacccttaatataaattattctagaattaagaggcacataaatagataaagatcaaaaaattaataaggggtatatttatcaAATAATCTGTCACGCCcaaaagggtaccctagacatgaccgacactcagaaaccattactgGCTCCCAAATGAACCACTTGACCTGATCAcgcatccgttcattcattcaaccaacggaagacttaaaataaagaggtgATTAAGTGGACAACTCAGATCAACAATCTAGCTCAAAgaagaaaggtcatgggccaacaagtCTAACCCTAATGTTTGTCAttaaatagtctgacaagaacaattcaagaaaataaaatactcaatcgatccatcactatctaatctatgaagcctctatcactactatctaattggtgccaatgacaagttcatagctatctcaaatcagaatgaaaagactaaactcatcGCAAGAATAACacaagtggtatcctccgaatgtaggggaggattCACCAATAACCTGAGTGTGAACAAATCCTCAACGGTGCgcttattgatgatctcttaaacctgtctctgcatcatgaaactaTGCAAgtcaaatggcgtcagtacgtggaatgtacgagtatgtaaaatgacataATGAAACATGCGTCAAGATAGAATAAtatcggttcaaatatctcatgtcagaaagataagagagattcaatcaaggtatcataagtctaaagtaagaatacagtttagacagataccaatcatatacaatccgatctaatcatgtacaatccaattcaatccaatcatttacaattcgatccaatccaatcatatacaattcgatctaatccaatccaatcacataccatccaatccaatccaatcatatacaatccaattcaatccattcatatataatctgatctaatccaatccaatcatatacaatttaatcacataccatccaattcaatccaatcatatacaatcaactcaacaataaagtcaaaggactcaactcaatagatatgcaaattataatttagcaatgttttacaattcgactcaatcatctacaatcacaataaaactaatcatatcatgcacaatccactcaatttgagagtttctctaaccgaaaaaTATCCTCTATGATccagtgatgtacaacaagccgacgttgttgccacgtccgtccatactttgccagggtatgaacgaatcaatcaatcatggatctatccatcaatcaagtcctatcattttaggacaacgaaatagggaaacatccgactttaacgatccattcccttcctacgttggctacgtagttcatgggatttgagtatgcactatactcttacccaattcggtgctcaatactccttccaaaactcaatatgctcatatctatcaggtaagtaaaatactcaaaatactcatttagtctcttttgga
This window encodes:
- the LOC129885293 gene encoding 24-methylenesterol C-methyltransferase 2-like — translated: MDSLTLICTAALLAAGGLYWFVCFFGSAEVKGKRAVQLTGGSIDKENVQDNYKQYWSFFRRPKEIETADKVPVFVDTFYNLVTDIYEWGWGQSFHFSPSLPGKSNREATRIHEEMAVDLLSVKPGSRILDAGCGVGGPMRAIAAHSKANVVGITINEYQVKRARMHNKKAGLDSLCEVVCGNFLQMPFADNSFDGVYSIEATCHAPELEEVYQEIYRVLKPGSLYVSYEWVTTELYKPEDPEHVEIIHGIERGDALPGLRNYKDIAEVAKKVGFEVVKEKDLAKPPSHPWWTRLKMGRIAYWRNHILVTILAFLGIAPKGTVDVHEMLFVTADYLAQGGEKGIFSPMHMILCRKPEE